The Malassezia vespertilionis chromosome 2, complete sequence genomic sequence gcgcgaaaaagacgctgcgcagcttgccgcacaGCTCATGCACCGCGACGAGCCCGTGCCGCTGGGGCCGAGTTTCTTGCTGAGCGTCGATATGCACAACGTAGCACAGGTCCCACTGAGTGTGACGCTCGACGTGGACATGGCTGCTggcgtgcactgcgcactTACACGAAGTATCGCGCCGAACCACActgcgcgcttcgccgtgCCCATGTCAAAACGCAATTTGGCCCcggctgcgctgcgtgcaccAATCCCCAAACTCTCACCGGGGCAGTTTGtcgtctcgcgcacgaAACTCAAcgatgcgacgcgcgccatgtgcgAGACGCAATTCTGGCTACGCGATGCATGGCTGCaagctttgcgcgcttcatGGCTCGACGAGCGGTCCAAGGATCGTGGCGATATCAGCCTGCGTACCTACTGGCccacgctcgagcagatCCGGGTCATGTCTGAGCCCAAAGTACGCGCCACGCTCGCCTTGCCCGACAAGGTGGCGGCAGAGTCGTTTGTTGCGGTGCAAGTGACGATTGCGAACCACACGGAAGAGACGCTCAacatgcgcctgcatctcACGCCTTCGCTTGACGGCGCACAGAGCATGGATAAGCGCGTACAGTACGCAAGGACGCAGGTGCTGGTGGCCGACGGCAGCTGGACCACAGCGGTGAAACCTGTCGCGCCGGGCGCTTCCACAgttgtgcgccgcaaactGTGTTTTCTTGCTGGCGGCACGTATACACTTGTAGGTGCTGCAGAAGTGCTCCCTGCACTTGGGGAGCAGCACTCGGGCGCCGTGTTTCCCACCGCGCCCACCACCGTAGACGTCCGTGCCTAGACCATCACCATCACGTGCTCGCAcggacgccgcgcttgcttCGCACCCTCATCCACCATGGCCGACCGCCGCGTATTGCACCATGCGATACGCACGATTGAGATGCGACGCGTGCGTTTCCACGTCCTTCGTACCccgcgcggcagcaccACCGCGGTGCACACGACGTCAAGCAGTAGCGAGACACACGTGGAGCACACCACGACACTGCACGGCTCAAgcccaagcgcagcgtcgcgcaaacGGCCACTTCTGGGCATCGCCACCACCAGCTCTCCCACTCCGTGCCATGCCCAGCCAATGAAGCGCGTACGCACGGCGGTACGCACGGAGCCGCTGCCCGCGCACCTTGGCACGCCCAAACGGCCTAttcctcggcgccgcgaCATGGATCGcagagcaccgcgcagTCCGTCGTCCATGTCCCCATTCACAAACCCCAGCCGCacacagcgcacgccggGCGGGATGTTTGCAAGGAGCAGCGATCCAGCGTCGCCAACCCTGCACATTGCGTCATCttcgcccgcgccgccttGCATTCTTGTCTCGCCTCCAGCTGGCGACGTCGAGTCACtcattgcgcgcagcgagctgtGCATGGGCAGTGTACGCCGCGAGGTGCGCCATGAATGGCAGTTTGCGTACATTAGCActctgctcgcgcgcgaccaactcgcgctcgagaaGCTGTGCTGGAAACTAGACCTGACCTTTGCGGCACTCGCATGCGCCAAGGACCACGACCAGGCGCTCGCCAAGAATCCGGCACTCGCGTCGTCCATCGCCAAAAAGGCTGCACAGCACACATTGATGCTGCTCATGAATGCATGGCGACCGCAAACCACACAAGACTTTACTTATTCTCCGCCGAGTTTCCGTCTCTCGAGCGTATCGCGCGAGACGATGGAGATGCCGCagaatgcggcgcacataGCTTGGGCACAGCGCGTATCGGGGATGCTCGGCGTACAGGCCGCAGAGAAAATTGTTTTGCACATTGTACACACCGTTTGGTACATGGTGGTGCACGACGCTAATAGAGCATTTGCGCGGCCGTACCTCGCCGCCCAGTTTTGCAAACATTTCCTCGCTTGCACGGATCGCTGGGTGGCACAGGAATCGTGTGCAGacacgcgcaagctgccATTTTTACACCTGGAGATAGGACAGCCGGGGAACGTGGACATGGCGCCGACGTCGACCGTATTGCGATGGACATTTGTGCACGCATTGCATCAGAAATTAGAAACAGCACTTGCAGGAATGCAGCGCCGGACCATACATTCGCTCCAAATTCCCTCGCCGCATACGAAAAGGGCTGCATACCGCGGCGAACTcgcagcacaagcgctcgaCAGCAAGGCTGTGGTCGACGCCGCACGGTTTTTGGGCGAACTGTTCTGTGCAGACGCAGTGGTGGGGCAAAAATGCGTCGCTCAGTGGTTGCGTCTGCTCCTGCTTTCTGAACGGCCTTGGATTGCGATTGTGCCGCAGGAACTGGAGgcggcttgtgcgctgctcttgcTCGCAGGTCCCTGCTGGGACACGGCACAGTTCTTCACGGGATTGCATTTTCAATCTTGCACTTTaaacggcgcagcagacgATGCTTTAGGTGGGCAGGaaaatgtgctgcagcattgCTTGGATCGGCTGGATGCAATGGTTGCTTCTCCACTCGTGCCAGAAAAGTGCAAAGTTTGGCTGCAGGTATGTGGAGGCTCGCTAGCTGAcccgtgcagcgcgtcgtcgcTTGCGGACGGCGTGGATGGACTCACACGCGCAACGACACGTGGGAAACGCGGTAAAGCAGCAATCAACGCTGGAGCATGCTTGTTGATCATGTATTGTATATACACCAGAACTGTTCTGTGTACTCAACTGTTCTCCTAGTTAGTACAACGGTTAGTATATGTCGCTCTCATTTGTCACTTGTGAGGCACCGACAAGACCCGGGTTCGACTCCCGGATTGGGAACATTTTTTGTCGTGGCCCGAGCGCCTTTTTTTTCCCTTACTTGCAtccatgcagcgctggatggATCGCATCCTTGCCGCATTTCAACGCCACGGGGTCGGCCGTTTCGGCGCTGGATTGGTCGTGGGCCTGGTTGTGGGTCTTGGATCCATGGCTTTCGCACGCTTCCACCAATCTAttttgcgcaaacgctATTCGTACCGGCTCCGACGATGGACACGGCGCGACACACGCCAAAACAAAGTAGAAGATGCATTTGTTCCTATTGAGCTGCGTCGCAGTGGAAAGACGGTGAATGGAGTCGCCGGTATGATTGGCAATACGCCCCTAATGCGCATCAATAGTCTCTCTGACATGACTGGCTGCGAAATTCTCGGCAAGGCAGAGTACCTTAATCCGGGCGGTAGCCCAAAGGAccgtgtcgcgctccaGATTTTGAACGAGGCCGAGGAAGACAACACGCTCGTCCCTTTTGTCGGCTCGTGGATCTTCGAAGGAACTGTCGGATCTACAGGTATTTCCATCGCGACActggcgcgtgcaaaaggcTACAACTGCTGCATCATTGTCCCCGACGATGTCGCGGAAGAAAAGGTCACGCTTTTGCGTCGACTAGGTGCCAAGATCGAGACCGTTCGCCCACGCGGAATTGTCGATCCGCGCCACTATGTAAAGGaagcaaaagcgcgcgcccaagctTGGAAACCCAATCCCAGCCAGCCATATGCACGCGCGTTTTTTGCCGATCAATTCGAAAACGAAGCGAATTTTTGGGCGCACTACCATCACACGGGTCCTGAAATATGGGAGCAAACGGGTGGCAGAATCGATGCGTTTGTCGCAGGTGCAGGGACAGGCGGCACGCTGGCGGGTGTCGCCGCCTTCTTTAAAACATCTCTAGGCCATGCCGACAAAAACGACGCGCCACTCATTGTCGCGGCGGATCCGCAGGGATCTGGTCTCTATAACCGCGTATGCCATGGCGTCATGTACAGCCCGACCGAGTCAGAAGGCACCCGCAGACGACACCAGGTTGATTCTGTCGTGGAAGGTATCGGGATCAACCGCTTGACGCGCAACTTGGAAAAGGGGCTTCCCTATATTGACACTGCTGAGCGTGTCACGGACGACGAAGCAGTGCGCATGTCGCGTTGgctcgcagcgcacgacGGCCTCTTTCTCGGCTCTTCTTCTGCCGTGCAATGCGTTGCTGCAGTGCGCACCGCACTTCGCCTcaaggcggcgcagccgaAGCCAACCCTGTCGTCGCTCGAGGACACTGCGCTAAATTTGCCGCGTTCTGTCGTGGTGACCATCCTCGCTGACTCTGGCGTGCGCCACTTGTCCAAGTTCCAAAACGACgaagcgatgcaggcgcttggcctGCACGTCGACGTCGATATTTCTGATATCCTATTCGTGCCATAGTACCCTGTACATGTCTACCTATTCTTTTCGCTGTACTTTGATAGCAAATACAGCTGGATCTCTGCCTTGCGCTTTAGAAGATGTTGGTGTTCCAAAAGCCGCTCGTTCAAATAATCGACCGCCTCTTCCAAAATTGTGATCTCGCCGTGTGTGCTAATCTTGCCTTCGTGATCCTTGAGATTAGCTACGCCGCTGTTGTCTTCTTGCGATTTTACGAGGGTAGGAATCACTTCGCTCAGCATGTCGTATCCTTTGCGAATattcgcgcggcgtttctGCTCCGAGGCAATGTGATTCGCCTTCTTTTCTGCATCCGAGAGCAGGCCTTGTGAGCCGGCTTTGCGCTTTGCTCcccgcgcctcggcaatctcggcaagtgccgctgcatcaccttgtgctgcatcgcgctccaaCTTGTGTTTCCGTTCGCGAAATGCGTCCAAGTGGGGCTGGTTGCTCGTGCTTGGTGGAGCGAAATAGGCGCGGAGCTCGGCAGGaacgacgcgctggacaaggccTTGGTCAATGTGTTCCGCACCAGTTCCAGTGCGCTCTTTTGCATCTTTcggtgcatttgcagcGTGATGCACAGATGCtgtacgctgcgcttctgcCCTGTCCGCGTAGTGTGCGGGTTTGAtcgcagcttgccgacTCGACTCTGGCCGTTCGGCAGTGTGCAAAAAGGAAATCTGCTCTTCGCGCCAGTTCGGATCACGGCCATACGCATGATCATCGAGCTTCCATCCCCCTCTCGCGACCACATCGCGCGGAAGAGGACGTGTTTCTCGTGCTATCTTTGCGGCGGGTTCTGATTGTGCGTagctcgcgccgccctGCGCTGCGGGCCATGGCGAAggctgcgcaatgcgtgGTTGAGAAGATATCAGGTACGGCAAAGCCGATTGGTTTGACGGGTGCGAAAAGATGCTGTACTGATCCATGTGTGACGACCAATGCATGTGCAACTTTTCTATCGCGGGTGTAATTACCTCGCCGGTTTCGGACGACGACGCAATTCCATTAGTATGCAATGGCACTGTCTCTTCCGTCGGTTCGCTAAGCATGTGCGCAAACAAACCCACTCGCGGCCGAATTGGGAGtgaagcgcatcgacgGGCGTCGCAAACGGCACGGCACGCAAGCGAAGGGACAACATTTGTTTACTAAAGTATATCGCACTGTACAGGCTACTGGACTTGAACGGCTAGCACTTTCCTCCGTTGAAGGTGTTTTTCGGCC encodes the following:
- the cys12 gene encoding cysteine synthase (EggNog:ENOG503NX2G; TransMembrane:1 (o460-480i); COG:E); this encodes MKRVRTAVRTEPLPAHLGTPKRPIPRRRDMDRRAPRSPSSMSPFTNPSRTQRTPGGMFARSSDPASPTLHIASSSPAPPCILVSPPAGDVESLIARSELCMGSVRREVRHEWQFAYISTLLARDQLALEKLCWKLDLTFAALACAKDHDQALAKNPALASSIAKKAAQHTLMLLMNAWRPQTTQDFTYSPPSFRLSSVSRETMEMPQNAAHIAWAQRVSGMLGVQAAEKIVLHIVHTVWYMVVHDANRAFARPYLAAQFCKHFLACTDRWVAQESCADTRKLPFLHLEIGQPGNVDMAPTSTVLRWTFVHALHQKLETALAGMQRRTIHSLQIPSPHTKRAAYRGELAAQALDSKAVVDAARFLGELFCADAVVGQKCVAQWLRLLLLSERPWIAIVPQELEAACALLLLAGTDKTRVRLPDWEHFLSWPERLFFPLLASMQRWMDRILAAFQRHGVGRFGAGLVVGLVVGLGSMAFARFHQSILRKRYSYRLRRWTRRDTRQNKVEDAFVPIELRRSGKTVNGVAGMIGNTPLMRINSLSDMTGCEILGKAEYLNPGGSPKDRVALQILNEAEEDNTLVPFVGSWIFEGTVGSTGISIATLARAKGYNCCIIVPDDVAEEKVTLLRRLGAKIETVRPRGIVDPRHYVKEAKARAQAWKPNPSQPYARAFFADQFENEANFWAHYHHTGPEIWEQTGGRIDAFVAGAGTGGTLAGVAAFFKTSLGHADKNDAPLIVAADPQGSGLYNRVCHGVMYSPTESEGTRRRHQVDSVVEGIGINRLTRNLEKGLPYIDTAERVTDDEAVRMSRWLAAHDGLFLGSSSAVQCVAAVRTALRLKAAQPKPTLSSLEDTALNLPRSVVVTILADSGVRHLSKFQNDEAMQALGLHVDVDISDILFVP
- a CDS encoding uncharacterized protein (EggNog:ENOG503P7XG; COG:K), with protein sequence MLSEPTEETVPLHTNGIASSSETGEVITPAIEKLHMHWSSHMDQYSIFSHPSNQSALPYLISSQPRIAQPSPWPAAQGGASYAQSEPAAKIARETRPLPRDVVARGGWKLDDHAYGRDPNWREEQISFLHTAERPESSRQAAIKPAHYADRAEAQRTASVHHAANAPKDAKERTGTGAEHIDQGLVQRVVPAELRAYFAPPSTSNQPHLDAFRERKHKLERDAAQGDAAALAEIAEARGAKRKAGSQGLLSDAEKKANHIASEQKRRANIRKGYDMLSEVIPTLVKSQEDNSGVANLKDHEGKISTHGEITILEEAVDYLNERLLEHQHLLKRKAEIQLYLLSKYSEKNR